The window GGCCCGCCGCCTTCGCGTCCTGGCCGGGGGCGTCGAGGCCGCCGTCCGGAGGTCCCCGGCCCCGCCGAGCCACGCCCGAACCACCGCCCACCGCAAGGCGGTCGGGGCCGCCGGGGGCATCGTTCCCCGCCCCACCCTTACGCCCCGCCCCCGCGCGGGAGCATCATGGCCCAGCGATCCGGGCCGGCCGTGGCCCACGGGCGGAGACAGGGCGGGCAGACCACATGGGCAGACGAAGCCTGGCGTACGGCGGCAGCGCGATCACGCGTACCCCCGGCCCCCGCCCCCGCCGAGCCGGCGCCACCGCCGCCCTGCTCGCCGCCGCCCTCGTCCTCACGGGCTGCACCCAGTCCCCCGGCGACGGGGCCGACGTCCGCCCCGGCCAGACCCGTGCCAAGGCGCGCAAGGGGACTCCGCCGCTGCCCGTCCCCCGGGGCAGGGGCAGCCGGGCCACCCGGGACACCACCGCGCCCCCGGACTTCAACGGCGACGGCCACCCCGACCTGATCCTCGACGAGCTGGCCAAGGGCCCCGACGACCCGCGGGGCGACGACGCGGGAATCGGGATCGTCCACGGCAGCGCGCGCGGACTCGTCCCGGGCGCCCGCCGGCTCCTGTCGCCGGGCCGTACGGCCGCCAAGACCGAGGGCGTGGTGCCCGCCGCCTTCGACGCGGAGGCCGCCTGTGACCTGGACGGCGACGGGTACACCGACCTGGTCGTCTCCACCGATCCGCCGTTCGACGGGCAGGGGCGCCCGCCCGTCCCGGTGCAGCTGGTCTTCGGCGGCCCCGAGGGGCTGTCGGGACGCGCCGTCGTCCTGCGCGTCCCGGACCGGGCGCGGTTCGGCAACGACTGGCCCGACCATCCGGTCTGCGGCGACTTCGACGGCGACGGCGAGGCGGACCTGGTCCTGCACGCCAGCAGCAGTCGCCTCTCCTTCCTCCGGGGCCCCCTCACCCGCGAGGGCGCCCCGGCGGCGGCCGGCCCCGCCCTGCCCGTCCCCGGCGACCTCCCGGCCGGGCCCGCCGCCGACCTCGACGGTGACGGGACGAGCGACCTCGTCGTCCGCACGGGCGCGGGCCGCGCCAAGGCCCGCGTCGTCCTCGGCGGGCCGCAGGGCCCCGTCCGGCAGGGCCCGGCCCTTCCGGCCGCCACCGCCCACGCCTTCGGCCACTTCACCGGCACCCGCACGGACGACGGCCTCGACACCGCCCTCGCCGCGGGCGCCGCCCTGCGTCTGCGGCCCGCTGCCCCGGGCCTGCCCGCCACCACCGTGCGGGCCCCGGCGCCCGGCCCGCTCGCGGCCGGCGACACCGACGGCGACGGCCGCACCGACCTCGCCCTCGCCCCGGCCGACCGGAGCCGCACCGTCACCGTGCTGCCCGGCGCCCGTACCGGCCTCGACGCGGCCCGCGCCAACACCGTCACGCCGCCCGGCGGCAAGGGCGACACCGTGCGACTGCTGGCCCTGGCCGACTACGACGGGGACGGCCGCGCCGACCTGGTCCTGCACACCGTGCACGGCCCCACCCGCGACACCGTCACCGTCCACCCCGGCACGGCCGGTGGCACCGCCGCGCGTCCCTCGCTCTCCTTCACCACGGCCGACCTGCTGCCGCGCTGACGGGACGGCGGTACCCGGGCCGACCTGGCGCAGGGCCGGGGCGCCCGCCTGCCCGCCGCCCGCGCCGTCGCACGCCGTAACCTCATCCGCAGAGCTTGCGCCACCTGACCGACCCCCCGGCGCCACCACCTCGTCACCCCCCCCGCGAGCCCAGGCCCGCCCAGGAGAGCCCCAGAGATGCCGCAGTACCTCCGCACCGCCCTCGCCGCCGCGACCGCCGCCGTCCTCACCGGCGGACTCCTCACCGTGGCGCCCGCGGCCACCGCGGCCCCCGGCGCCCCGGCGGCCCCGGCCACCGGACCGGACTTCGACGGCGACGGCTACGCGGACGCCGTGGTCTCCGCGCCCCGGGCCACCGTGGAGGGCAGGCCGGCCGCCGGACAGCTCGCGATCATCTACGGCGGGCCCGAGGGGAATCGTTACGCCACGATCCACCAGGGCAGCCCCGGCGTCCCCGGCGACCCGGAGCCCTACGACCACTTCGGCGCCGACCACGCCTGGGGCGACTTCGACGGCGACGGCTACGACGACCTGATCACCGGCGCCCCCGGCGAGGACATCGGCGACGACCACAACACCGGTACCGCCGTCATCCTCTGGGGCTCCCCCTCCGGCCTGGTCGGCGGCACCACCCTGAAGGACCCGCGTCCCGGCAGCCACGACGGCTTCGGCGCCCCCGTCACCACCGGCGACTTCGACGGCGACGGCCGCACCGACATAGCCGTCGGCGCCGCCTACGGCTACGCCTCCGTCGACGTCTTCCTCGGCGGCGTCACCCGGGACGGCACCCCCGGCTCCCACCGCGTCGTCACCCCGCCCCTGCACGGCCGCTTCGGCCTCGGCGCCCGCTCGCTCGGCGCCGGCGACCTGAACGGCGACGGCAAGGACGACCTCCTCGTCGACGGGTACGCCGCCGACGACGCCCGCCCCACCACCTTCTGGCTCCCCGGCACCGCCGAGGGCCCCACCACCACCGGCACCCAGCGCCTGCCCGGCGGGCCGATCGGCGCGGTCGGCGACACCGACGGCGACGGTCACGACGAGGTCATCCTCGGCACCGACCCCGCCGAGGCCGCCGACGGCCCCACCGAACTGGCGCCGCCCAAGGACCCGAAGACCGCCAAGCCCCGCGAGGACACCCCCGAGGCCAGGGCCCGCGAGGCCGCCGAGAAGGTCAAGAACTCCAAGGCCGAGGCCGCCGCCGAGGCCCCCCGCTCCC is drawn from Streptomyces diastaticus subsp. diastaticus and contains these coding sequences:
- a CDS encoding FG-GAP repeat domain-containing protein; protein product: MGRRSLAYGGSAITRTPGPRPRRAGATAALLAAALVLTGCTQSPGDGADVRPGQTRAKARKGTPPLPVPRGRGSRATRDTTAPPDFNGDGHPDLILDELAKGPDDPRGDDAGIGIVHGSARGLVPGARRLLSPGRTAAKTEGVVPAAFDAEAACDLDGDGYTDLVVSTDPPFDGQGRPPVPVQLVFGGPEGLSGRAVVLRVPDRARFGNDWPDHPVCGDFDGDGEADLVLHASSSRLSFLRGPLTREGAPAAAGPALPVPGDLPAGPAADLDGDGTSDLVVRTGAGRAKARVVLGGPQGPVRQGPALPAATAHAFGHFTGTRTDDGLDTALAAGAALRLRPAAPGLPATTVRAPAPGPLAAGDTDGDGRTDLALAPADRSRTVTVLPGARTGLDAARANTVTPPGGKGDTVRLLALADYDGDGRADLVLHTVHGPTRDTVTVHPGTAGGTAARPSLSFTTADLLPR
- a CDS encoding VCBS repeat-containing protein; the protein is MPQYLRTALAAATAAVLTGGLLTVAPAATAAPGAPAAPATGPDFDGDGYADAVVSAPRATVEGRPAAGQLAIIYGGPEGNRYATIHQGSPGVPGDPEPYDHFGADHAWGDFDGDGYDDLITGAPGEDIGDDHNTGTAVILWGSPSGLVGGTTLKDPRPGSHDGFGAPVTTGDFDGDGRTDIAVGAAYGYASVDVFLGGVTRDGTPGSHRVVTPPLHGRFGLGARSLGAGDLNGDGKDDLLVDGYAADDARPTTFWLPGTAEGPTTTGTQRLPGGPIGAVGDTDGDGHDEVILGTDPAEAADGPTELAPPKDPKTAKPREDTPEARAREAAEKVKNSKAEAAAEAPRSPAVDEPARPSELGGSVRIVHGTAEGPAHGLVRTLTPETVGVPGNVEKGDAFGASLALGDLDGDGHPDLLVGVPGEHIDGVPETGAVIALYGDTDGSGLTGDGARSLHQDVRPFRDGNEPGDRFGSAVLLTDLDGDGLADPVIGASGENAGNGSFHLARATKSRKLTDPSVLFVSTLGVSTEGAPELGSRISG